In a genomic window of Peptoclostridium acidaminophilum DSM 3953:
- a CDS encoding HDIG domain-containing metalloprotein produces the protein MSIKPNRQQAWELLNEFTKTDYLLKHALTVEGVMRYFARLLGEEDVDKWGVVGLLHDLDYEMYPEEHCVKLQEILRERNIDEEYIHATASHGYGIVVDIEPEHTMEKVLYAIDELCGLIHAAAIMRPSKSVMDLELKSVKKKYKTQSFAAGVSRDVIERGLEMLGWDIDYAISHTILGMREVAEEIGLK, from the coding sequence ATGTCAATAAAACCGAACAGGCAGCAGGCCTGGGAGCTGCTGAATGAATTTACCAAGACTGATTATCTCTTAAAGCATGCGCTTACTGTTGAGGGCGTAATGAGATATTTTGCAAGACTCTTGGGAGAGGAAGACGTGGACAAGTGGGGCGTGGTTGGGCTGCTGCATGATCTTGACTACGAGATGTATCCTGAAGAGCATTGCGTAAAGCTCCAGGAGATACTCAGGGAGAGGAACATAGACGAGGAATACATACACGCCACGGCAAGCCACGGGTACGGCATCGTCGTTGACATAGAGCCTGAGCACACAATGGAGAAGGTGCTCTATGCAATAGACGAGCTTTGCGGCCTGATACACGCTGCGGCAATAATGCGCCCTTCAAAGAGCGTAATGGACCTTGAGCTCAAGTCCGTAAAGAAGAAATACAAGACTCAAAGCTTTGCGGCAGGAGTCTCAAGAGATGTAATTGAGCGCGGACTTGAGATGCTCGGATGGGACATCGACTATGCAATAAGCCATACCATACTTGGCATGAGGGAAGTGGCCGAAGAGATAGGATTGAAATAG
- a CDS encoding copper amine oxidase N-terminal domain-containing protein, whose protein sequence is MNFKKSITTGLAACMILGSLTASHAMYDPNMDYSKLDPNKPMILKADTPMLISEQGGEASHASEAYTVAGAISVGGDELSAKAIKKEDGTIMIPLRAVAEKLGYELKWSGNDKPIEIVRGPQWTTVTIGKNSYFFAKMAPMQLKSAPVLYDSATYVPVEFIGEIFRTEYKIGDNGAISVELPDGQK, encoded by the coding sequence ATGAATTTCAAAAAAAGCATAACGACAGGGCTTGCAGCCTGCATGATACTCGGGAGCCTTACAGCTTCCCACGCAATGTATGATCCTAACATGGACTACTCGAAGCTGGACCCCAATAAGCCAATGATACTCAAGGCTGACACGCCCATGCTCATTTCGGAGCAGGGCGGCGAGGCTTCGCATGCATCAGAAGCCTATACAGTAGCCGGAGCGATAAGCGTGGGCGGCGACGAGCTCTCTGCAAAGGCAATCAAAAAGGAAGATGGCACTATAATGATACCGCTAAGGGCGGTGGCCGAGAAGCTGGGGTATGAACTTAAATGGAGCGGCAACGACAAGCCTATAGAGATTGTAAGGGGGCCGCAGTGGACGACTGTTACAATAGGTAAGAACAGCTATTTCTTTGCCAAAATGGCTCCGATGCAGCTTAAAAGCGCGCCGGTGCTCTATGATTCTGCAACCTATGTTCCGGTTGAGTTCATAGGCGAGATATTTAGGACGGAATACAAAATAGGCGATAACGGCGCTATTTCAGTGGAATTGCCGGACGGACAGAAATAG
- a CDS encoding DUF1002 domain-containing protein translates to MKKVALVAALMLAFTTIFASADSFKTVSIGADLSEQQKQKMLDVFGVSEEDALFVTVTNDEERSYLSGIAPEPMIGSKAISCSYVEPQGEGSGLQVMVKNLTWVTEDMIANSLATAGVKDAKVVAAAPFSVSGTAALTGIMVGFEKATGEKLDVDAKDAANREMVTTGELGEELGKDNAVKLMNEIKQEVIKNNLSSPDDIRTIIQKVADHYGVTLSEDQINQIIDVMQRISKLDIDINDISNQLKNMGDKLQTLIEESEETRNMLQQVLDMLSGLISKLKFW, encoded by the coding sequence ATGAAAAAAGTGGCATTGGTTGCGGCTTTGATGCTTGCATTTACGACTATATTTGCAAGCGCGGACAGCTTCAAGACTGTGAGTATCGGAGCAGACCTTTCAGAGCAGCAGAAGCAGAAGATGCTTGATGTGTTCGGTGTGTCTGAGGAGGACGCGCTGTTTGTAACTGTTACTAACGACGAGGAGAGAAGCTATCTTAGCGGCATAGCGCCTGAACCCATGATAGGAAGCAAGGCCATATCGTGTTCATACGTTGAGCCTCAGGGCGAGGGAAGCGGACTTCAGGTGATGGTCAAGAACCTTACATGGGTTACAGAGGACATGATAGCCAACTCGCTTGCTACGGCAGGAGTCAAGGATGCGAAGGTTGTTGCGGCTGCTCCTTTCAGCGTATCTGGAACTGCTGCGCTTACAGGCATAATGGTGGGTTTTGAGAAGGCCACCGGAGAGAAGCTCGACGTTGACGCCAAGGATGCGGCTAACAGGGAGATGGTAACGACTGGAGAGCTTGGAGAGGAACTTGGCAAGGACAATGCCGTTAAGCTTATGAACGAGATTAAGCAGGAGGTTATAAAAAACAACCTCTCGAGTCCTGACGACATAAGGACTATAATACAAAAAGTCGCAGACCACTACGGCGTGACTCTTTCCGAAGACCAGATAAATCAGATAATCGACGTAATGCAAAGAATAAGCAAGCTCGACATAGACATAAACGACATATCAAACCAGCTTAAGAACATGGGCGACAAGCTCCAGACGCTTATAGAAGAGAGCGAGGAGACCAGGAATATGCTCCAGCAAGTGCTCGACATGCTCAGCGGTCTTATATCGAAGCTGAAGTTCTGGTAG
- a CDS encoding DMT family transporter, whose product MNNKIRVVISMLIWGSIGLLVRGINLPSMGIAFLRAVTASAFLGVLGIWMLNKDSKAAIKSNIKPLMITGLAMGFNWLFLFQAYKYTTISNATLSYYFAPVFIAVLSPLVLGEKFTAKKISSVFAAMLGLYLILSSQSAQPVETGFNHMLGIAYGLAGAAFYAVIILTSKRMKGISGFETSLVQLATAAIVMLPVTLINVGAGAILGMDMTSWLLILTLGILHTGIAYANYFSAIRDIDGQSIAVLSYIDPISAVVLASMVFGEVMTLQQILGGLLILGSTLFSQLDSFPRLKLGFSKNKNAA is encoded by the coding sequence ATGAACAATAAAATAAGGGTGGTAATCTCCATGCTCATCTGGGGCAGTATAGGGCTTCTTGTGAGGGGAATAAATCTTCCTTCCATGGGGATAGCGTTCCTTCGCGCTGTTACCGCCAGCGCATTCTTAGGTGTGCTTGGCATATGGATGCTCAACAAAGATTCAAAAGCGGCCATAAAAAGCAACATAAAACCACTTATGATTACTGGTCTTGCCATGGGCTTCAACTGGCTCTTTCTATTCCAGGCCTACAAATACACTACAATTTCAAACGCCACACTAAGCTACTATTTTGCTCCAGTTTTCATCGCAGTGCTTTCTCCGCTTGTGCTCGGTGAAAAATTTACAGCAAAGAAGATTTCAAGCGTATTTGCGGCAATGCTTGGACTTTACCTTATACTCTCGTCCCAATCTGCACAACCAGTCGAGACAGGCTTCAACCACATGCTCGGGATCGCCTACGGCCTTGCAGGAGCGGCTTTCTATGCAGTCATAATACTCACAAGCAAGCGCATGAAGGGTATCAGCGGCTTTGAGACGTCGCTCGTGCAGCTTGCAACTGCAGCCATTGTGATGCTGCCTGTTACACTCATAAATGTAGGCGCCGGGGCAATACTTGGCATGGACATGACTTCATGGCTGCTCATACTGACACTCGGCATACTCCACACCGGCATTGCCTACGCCAACTACTTCTCTGCCATTAGGGACATCGACGGGCAGAGCATAGCTGTACTAAGCTACATAGACCCCATATCAGCAGTGGTGCTTGCAAGCATGGTTTTCGGCGAGGTGATGACGCTCCAGCAGATTCTTGGAGGCCTTTTGATACTAGGCTCAACGCTTTTCAGCCAGCTTGACTCCTTCCCGCGCCTGAAGCTGGGGTTTTCGAAAAATAAAAACGCGGCATAG
- a CDS encoding methyl-accepting chemotaxis protein: MEKVKDISKAKLIKGSIRNKLIAIILISIVAQLSVFGIFSYKAAFSLLNDKLAMTTQQTISETEKYVDQFLGVFEAEINSLEVNSSIQSYNPAAGDEALISVLESNPNIMNTYFGEANKQIHMFPLQDLPEGYDPTERGWYKDAMANPERSVWTAPYDDATTGKKIVTLAKAVKNDTGEIVGVLGIDIDISVLSDVISSTNIGRDGYIILSDADGIAMVHKNEKLVGTPLLEELGLWEKIESGNTGFLEYKYNEEDKFMSFATNERTGWKLAAAMEEAELLADTDILKKSTMASVAIGTIIAIIIALYIARMIAVPLNKGVSYIKTIAEGDFTDKVEDSYISRGDEFGELAKAVGMLQLNLRELLHNVRLSARTVSESASTLSDISNQSAEAADSVARTIEEISRGAESQATDTQRGSKNVEEIAIIIDKVSSESNSIKSASESANELTKKGFEIVSQLEQKSAESKNSTEEVNDIVTEVAKNAEGIGIIVETITAISSQTNLLALNANIEAARAGEHGKGFAVVAEEVRKLAEESSNSAEKIKEIIEVIQSKTALAVGAMDKAYAVVEEQSEAVEQTNSIFKEISESIDLLGQNANKIKKDSGEMIAAKDGIVVVVNNIASAAEESSAATEEVSAATEEQLASMQQLSSHSSDLEKLSGELLRAVEKFKID; the protein is encoded by the coding sequence TTGGAAAAGGTTAAGGACATCAGCAAGGCCAAGCTAATTAAGGGCAGTATTAGAAACAAGCTAATAGCAATTATTTTAATATCCATAGTTGCCCAGCTTAGCGTCTTCGGTATATTTTCTTACAAGGCTGCATTTAGCTTATTGAATGACAAGCTTGCCATGACCACGCAGCAGACTATAAGTGAAACTGAAAAGTATGTAGATCAGTTTCTAGGCGTATTCGAAGCTGAAATCAACAGTCTGGAGGTTAATTCATCGATTCAAAGCTACAATCCTGCAGCAGGGGACGAGGCTCTAATCAGTGTACTCGAGAGCAATCCCAACATAATGAATACATATTTTGGCGAGGCAAACAAGCAGATACACATGTTCCCCCTCCAGGATCTGCCTGAAGGTTACGATCCAACGGAAAGAGGATGGTATAAGGACGCAATGGCTAATCCGGAGAGGTCAGTATGGACAGCGCCGTATGATGATGCTACTACGGGCAAGAAGATAGTCACTCTTGCAAAGGCTGTTAAAAATGATACGGGTGAAATAGTCGGGGTACTTGGAATAGACATCGACATTTCAGTCCTTTCAGACGTAATAAGCAGTACAAATATAGGCAGGGACGGATACATAATTCTCTCAGACGCAGACGGAATCGCGATGGTCCACAAAAATGAAAAGCTAGTAGGAACACCGCTGCTGGAAGAATTGGGACTTTGGGAAAAAATAGAATCTGGTAACACCGGATTTTTGGAATATAAGTATAATGAGGAAGACAAATTCATGTCATTTGCGACAAATGAAAGAACCGGCTGGAAGCTTGCGGCTGCAATGGAGGAAGCTGAGCTTCTTGCGGATACTGATATCCTGAAAAAATCGACGATGGCAAGTGTAGCTATAGGTACCATAATCGCAATCATTATTGCTCTTTACATAGCCAGAATGATAGCTGTGCCCCTCAACAAGGGTGTTTCCTACATCAAGACTATAGCTGAAGGCGATTTTACAGACAAGGTTGAAGATTCTTACATCAGCAGAGGTGATGAATTCGGAGAGCTTGCCAAGGCGGTGGGTATGCTGCAGTTGAACCTGCGCGAACTTTTGCACAACGTCAGGCTGTCAGCTCGGACTGTCAGTGAATCGGCATCTACTCTCTCAGATATATCGAATCAGTCGGCTGAGGCGGCGGATTCTGTCGCGAGGACAATAGAGGAGATTTCAAGGGGAGCGGAATCACAGGCTACCGACACGCAAAGGGGTTCAAAGAACGTCGAGGAGATAGCCATCATAATAGACAAGGTGTCAAGTGAGTCCAACAGCATAAAGTCTGCTTCTGAATCGGCTAATGAGCTTACAAAAAAGGGTTTTGAAATAGTAAGTCAGCTTGAACAAAAAAGCGCTGAAAGCAAGAATTCAACAGAAGAGGTAAACGATATAGTTACAGAGGTGGCCAAGAATGCCGAAGGCATAGGGATAATAGTTGAAACCATCACAGCAATATCCTCACAGACAAACCTGCTGGCCCTGAATGCCAACATAGAGGCGGCAAGAGCCGGAGAACACGGCAAGGGCTTTGCCGTAGTTGCTGAGGAGGTAAGAAAGCTTGCCGAGGAGTCCTCAAATTCCGCAGAGAAGATAAAGGAGATAATAGAGGTTATCCAGAGCAAGACTGCGCTTGCTGTTGGCGCAATGGACAAGGCGTATGCAGTGGTTGAAGAGCAGTCGGAAGCTGTTGAGCAGACGAACTCGATTTTCAAGGAGATATCGGAATCGATAGATCTGCTAGGGCAAAATGCAAACAAGATAAAAAAGGACAGCGGCGAAATGATAGCAGCCAAGGACGGGATAGTGGTCGTGGTGAACAACATAGCCTCGGCCGCAGAAGAGTCTTCTGCAGCTACTGAGGAGGTGTCGGCTGCCACAGAGGAACAGCTAGCATCAATGCAGCAGCTTTCAAGCCATTCAAGCGATCTTGAGAAGCTTTCAGGGGAACTGCTTAGGGCTGTTGAAAAATTCAAGATAGACTAA
- a CDS encoding alpha/beta hydrolase codes for MKKSSILKLSAALIAIAVVFAAFHDIGNYESSKSFVLTAQTPKKAGASRGSSKSPMPLEKTATAVNLQPTRQQATAVEDYTTSSEIKPADTAASETASFEGSTPIDASSEPASRPEEESAKHSLNNAEDTLTGGGVSAPADSEKENNAQHTALPSEIMDVEYKRIGGKSLLLDIYRPENDFLRQSPALVYIHGGGWIYGSKNGSEVKALKPYFDSLRKRGFTVVAINYSLATSGGTFPAPAQDCKDALRWLSHNSDKYGIDRNNIGLWGSSSGAHLAMLCAYEPESGPAGDQAFYTEVPPVRYVVDFFGPVTFSGDEIPSSHFVKKLMGSYYSDKSMLEKASPITYVNKYSPPTLIVHGEADSLVPLAQSELLYSAFRENEVPSELIVVPGAEHTLINASNEDLTSLFGEVIGFIESNSLK; via the coding sequence ATGAAAAAATCATCGATCTTGAAGCTTTCCGCTGCTTTGATTGCAATTGCAGTCGTTTTTGCAGCGTTTCATGACATAGGCAACTACGAAAGTTCTAAAAGCTTCGTTTTGACAGCGCAAACGCCTAAAAAAGCAGGCGCAAGCAGAGGCTCAAGCAAAAGTCCCATGCCGCTTGAAAAAACAGCCACTGCAGTCAACCTGCAGCCGACCAGGCAGCAGGCAACAGCTGTTGAGGATTATACTACTTCCTCTGAAATTAAGCCTGCCGATACTGCCGCTTCTGAAACAGCTTCTTTTGAAGGCTCCACGCCTATAGACGCTTCAAGCGAGCCAGCAAGCAGGCCTGAAGAAGAATCAGCTAAACACTCACTAAACAATGCAGAAGACACCCTCACTGGCGGAGGGGTTTCTGCCCCAGCAGATAGCGAAAAAGAAAACAACGCTCAGCACACAGCTCTGCCCAGCGAGATAATGGACGTCGAATACAAACGGATTGGAGGCAAGAGCCTCCTGCTCGACATATACAGGCCGGAGAACGATTTTTTGCGACAGAGTCCTGCCCTAGTATACATACACGGCGGCGGCTGGATTTATGGAAGCAAGAACGGCTCTGAAGTCAAGGCTCTCAAGCCGTACTTCGACTCCCTCAGAAAACGAGGCTTTACAGTTGTAGCTATAAACTACAGTCTGGCCACAAGCGGCGGCACTTTTCCTGCGCCCGCGCAGGATTGTAAGGACGCGCTGCGCTGGCTGAGCCACAACTCAGATAAATACGGCATCGACAGGAACAACATAGGCCTTTGGGGTTCATCTTCGGGAGCTCACCTTGCAATGTTGTGCGCATATGAGCCCGAGAGCGGGCCGGCCGGTGACCAGGCGTTTTATACAGAAGTTCCGCCAGTGCGTTATGTAGTAGATTTCTTCGGCCCTGTCACTTTTTCAGGAGACGAAATTCCTTCGAGCCACTTCGTCAAAAAACTCATGGGAAGCTATTACTCGGACAAGTCCATGCTTGAAAAGGCAAGCCCTATAACATATGTGAACAAGTATTCACCGCCCACGCTCATAGTCCACGGCGAAGCGGATAGCCTTGTGCCCCTTGCTCAGTCGGAGCTTCTCTACTCGGCCTTTAGGGAAAACGAGGTTCCATCTGAGCTTATTGTAGTGCCCGGCGCGGAGCATACGCTTATAAATGCCTCAAATGAAGATCTTACTTCTCTGTTTGGAGAGGTCATAGGCTTTATCGAATCCAATTCGCTTAAATAG
- a CDS encoding bacteriohemerythrin: protein MLIWKDSYSVGVEAIDKQHKVLFEIGNDIASAMKSDKDDKYDDIMYMLEELIDYTEYHFSFEEEMLEKNGLPLSDKHLEQHRFFIDKLTEKKSDEIDESQGETLNELFGFVTDWIVTHILSTDKEYQAPLNGKGVF, encoded by the coding sequence ATGTTAATTTGGAAAGACAGCTACAGTGTAGGAGTTGAAGCAATAGACAAGCAGCATAAGGTTCTGTTCGAAATCGGAAATGACATTGCCAGTGCAATGAAATCAGACAAGGATGACAAATATGACGACATAATGTATATGCTCGAAGAGCTTATTGACTACACAGAATATCACTTCAGCTTCGAGGAGGAGATGCTTGAAAAAAACGGATTGCCACTGTCGGACAAGCACCTCGAGCAGCACAGATTTTTCATCGACAAGCTAACTGAGAAAAAGTCCGATGAAATCGACGAATCCCAGGGCGAAACTCTAAACGAACTCTTCGGCTTCGTGACTGACTGGATTGTAACTCACATATTATCTACTGACAAGGAATACCAGGCTCCTTTGAATGGAAAAGGCGTATTCTAA
- a CDS encoding iron-containing alcohol dehydrogenase family protein — MDFTYHMPTKIVFGKGAVRNAAAIFKETGRKAIIVTGRQSSKKNGSLSDVVSALGEAGVGHILFDEVDENPGVKTVQKAAEMAREAGADFVIGIGGGSPMDFAKGVAVLLENIECTYMDLIEGSPLGATPVIAVATTSGTGSEVTHYAIFTDYEENTKKNYVHRIFPRYALCDPSYTQFLSAEVTVNTAVDALSHLVEGYMANAANPISDMLARSGFEIFKKCKQALLKGEFGYEDRENLMLCSTVAGMVISQAGTSLPHGMGYPLTYFKGIAHGRANGLVMREYLEFCSDTSKLKGMLKLLEMSSLSELGEFLDKLLGLEKSVSADEIAKYSSDMIRNVAKLKNHPCPVKEEDILGIYTKSLLR; from the coding sequence ATGGATTTCACATATCACATGCCGACGAAGATCGTATTTGGAAAGGGCGCTGTAAGGAACGCTGCAGCGATTTTCAAGGAAACAGGCAGAAAGGCTATAATCGTAACGGGAAGACAATCATCCAAGAAAAACGGCTCGCTTTCAGACGTCGTAAGCGCTCTTGGTGAAGCGGGAGTTGGCCATATCCTGTTTGATGAGGTCGATGAGAATCCTGGTGTCAAGACTGTCCAAAAGGCGGCTGAAATGGCGAGAGAGGCTGGGGCTGACTTTGTAATAGGCATAGGCGGAGGATCGCCTATGGACTTTGCAAAAGGAGTGGCCGTACTGCTTGAAAATATTGAATGCACCTACATGGATCTCATAGAGGGCTCGCCGCTGGGAGCAACTCCGGTAATAGCAGTAGCCACCACGTCGGGAACGGGATCTGAGGTAACCCACTATGCAATTTTTACTGACTATGAGGAAAACACAAAAAAGAACTATGTTCACAGGATATTTCCGCGATATGCGCTTTGCGATCCATCGTACACCCAGTTCCTGAGCGCTGAGGTTACGGTGAACACTGCAGTAGACGCGCTCTCGCACCTTGTGGAAGGGTATATGGCCAATGCGGCCAATCCGATAAGTGACATGCTTGCAAGGAGCGGTTTTGAGATTTTCAAAAAATGTAAGCAGGCTCTTTTGAAGGGTGAGTTTGGCTATGAAGACAGGGAAAATCTTATGCTCTGCTCCACGGTAGCAGGCATGGTCATAAGCCAGGCAGGCACAAGCCTTCCACACGGAATGGGATATCCGCTCACTTATTTCAAGGGGATAGCCCACGGAAGGGCGAACGGACTTGTAATGAGGGAGTATCTTGAATTCTGCAGCGACACGTCTAAACTAAAAGGCATGCTGAAACTGCTGGAGATGAGTTCGCTATCGGAGCTTGGAGAGTTCCTGGACAAGCTGCTCGGACTTGAAAAAAGCGTGAGCGCCGACGAGATAGCAAAGTATTCGTCAGATATGATAAGAAACGTCGCCAAGCTAAAGAACCATCCTTGTCCTGTCAAGGAAGAGGACATACTTGGAATATACACAAAAAGTCTTTTGAGATAG
- a CDS encoding lipoate--protein ligase produces the protein MNNITTRIIKSDSTDPWYNLALEEALLEDVKKGEAILYLWQNSDTVVIGRNQNPWKECDHKKLESEGGKLARRLSGGGAVYHDIGNLNFTFITDRKIFDIQRQLSVILEAVKSLGINACFSGRNDILAEDRKFSGNAYYYRDNKAYHHGTILIDSDFGRLTRYLTVSPEKMAAKGVDSVRSRVVNLKNLNSSLTIDAVSQQLEKSFTAEYASEPAACSPSDFDISDLYIKYSSWEWIYGEAPKFDISIEKRFPWGGVEFCMTLLNGKISSAKVYSDSLNVFLFSRIEEALHGCEFKLDVLANAIASVPFDDAEEDMVADMQAWLNEKSRTL, from the coding sequence TTGAACAATATAACAACCCGAATAATAAAATCAGACTCCACAGATCCCTGGTACAATCTGGCGCTCGAGGAAGCGCTTCTTGAAGACGTCAAAAAGGGCGAAGCCATACTCTACCTATGGCAAAACAGTGACACGGTAGTGATAGGAAGAAACCAGAATCCCTGGAAGGAGTGCGACCACAAAAAACTCGAAAGCGAGGGAGGCAAACTGGCCAGAAGGCTTTCGGGAGGCGGCGCCGTATACCACGACATAGGCAACCTCAACTTTACATTTATTACAGACAGAAAAATATTCGACATACAAAGACAGCTTTCTGTCATTCTCGAGGCTGTAAAATCGCTTGGGATAAATGCATGCTTTTCGGGCAGAAACGACATACTTGCCGAAGACAGAAAATTCTCAGGAAATGCATACTACTACCGTGACAACAAGGCATATCATCACGGCACAATACTCATAGATTCAGACTTTGGAAGGCTGACAAGATATCTTACTGTTTCGCCTGAGAAGATGGCTGCCAAAGGAGTGGATTCCGTAAGGTCGCGCGTTGTGAATCTTAAAAACCTCAACAGCAGCCTGACTATAGATGCAGTATCCCAGCAGCTCGAGAAGAGCTTCACTGCAGAGTATGCATCCGAGCCGGCCGCGTGCTCGCCTTCAGACTTTGACATTTCCGACCTTTACATTAAATATTCCTCATGGGAATGGATTTACGGAGAAGCGCCTAAATTCGACATATCCATTGAAAAAAGATTTCCGTGGGGCGGCGTCGAATTCTGCATGACACTTCTTAATGGCAAGATATCATCAGCCAAGGTCTACTCCGATTCTCTCAATGTGTTCCTCTTTAGCAGAATCGAAGAGGCACTGCATGGTTGCGAATTCAAGCTGGATGTGCTTGCCAACGCAATTGCGTCCGTTCCTTTTGACGATGCCGAGGAAGACATGGTAGCAGATATGCAGGCGTGGCTCAACGAGAAATCCCGCACATTATAA
- a CDS encoding diguanylate cyclase produces the protein MKRTTWFFTATVTIIFLAAIFTGMQGSEHYIAKLHQNSIIAEFFLMGFMLSMALYHIVIASFIKRQRAFFYFAVFCIIMCVRIMITGERFVLDTFGWISWEMAQKLEYLTFYSALPIFLKFMDTLFENIFGKKMNETIYMITAVFIGLVLIFPAAVYTKSVFLYQLITLASGIYIVQKLYEAVKLRRTGSFEILIGFTLMLVLVTLEILGTNGYEGYTGYNGMTFWGVMIFFFSMAFGISKQFSLAFIQMERLATENKLMLGKIRKLNRALKKRNTELADKVSRDGLSGLYNHRHLHEKLHEKIEKAVLVNSSLSIGMFDIDRFKDVNDSYGHQFGDKVIVEVARILAENTRSRDIVGRYGGEEFMIIFDGVDSLDCTCISDRLREKVSQELKASLGISITISGGVVQLQQNEKADEIIQRADKLLYKAKENGRNRIECEKELA, from the coding sequence ATGAAAAGGACAACTTGGTTTTTTACAGCGACAGTAACAATTATATTCCTTGCGGCTATTTTCACAGGTATGCAAGGAAGCGAACACTACATAGCAAAGCTTCATCAGAACAGCATAATAGCAGAATTTTTTCTTATGGGTTTTATGCTCAGCATGGCGCTATATCATATAGTTATAGCATCGTTTATAAAGAGACAGAGGGCTTTTTTCTACTTTGCAGTGTTTTGTATCATAATGTGCGTCCGTATAATGATTACAGGGGAACGGTTTGTTCTTGACACCTTCGGCTGGATCAGCTGGGAGATGGCGCAAAAGCTTGAGTACCTGACTTTTTATTCAGCGCTGCCCATTTTCTTGAAATTCATGGACACACTGTTTGAAAATATTTTCGGCAAGAAGATGAATGAAACAATATATATGATAACTGCGGTTTTTATAGGGTTGGTCTTGATTTTTCCGGCAGCAGTATATACTAAAAGTGTGTTCCTCTACCAATTGATAACTCTTGCCAGCGGCATATACATAGTCCAAAAGCTTTATGAAGCAGTAAAGCTAAGGCGCACAGGTTCGTTTGAAATACTCATAGGCTTCACGCTTATGCTTGTGCTTGTCACACTTGAGATTCTGGGGACAAACGGATATGAGGGCTATACAGGATACAATGGGATGACGTTCTGGGGTGTGATGATATTCTTTTTCTCAATGGCTTTTGGAATATCAAAGCAGTTCTCGCTTGCATTCATACAAATGGAGAGGCTTGCCACAGAAAACAAGCTGATGCTTGGCAAGATAAGAAAGCTAAACAGGGCGCTCAAAAAAAGGAACACGGAGCTTGCAGACAAGGTTTCCAGAGACGGGCTTTCTGGACTTTACAACCACAGGCACCTGCATGAGAAGCTGCATGAGAAGATTGAAAAGGCAGTTCTTGTAAATTCGAGCCTTAGTATAGGTATGTTTGACATTGACAGGTTCAAGGATGTCAACGACAGCTATGGGCACCAGTTCGGCGACAAAGTAATAGTCGAGGTTGCGCGGATACTTGCTGAAAACACAAGAAGCAGGGATATTGTGGGACGTTATGGCGGTGAAGAGTTCATGATAATATTCGACGGAGTCGATTCTTTGGATTGCACCTGCATATCTGACAGGCTAAGAGAAAAGGTTTCGCAGGAGCTCAAAGCAAGTCTGGGAATCAGCATAACCATAAGCGGAGGAGTTGTACAGCTTCAACAAAATGAAAAGGCGGATGAGATAATTCAAAGGGCTGACAAACTGCTGTATAAGGCCAAGGAGAATGGCAGAAACAGGATAGAGTGCGAAAAGGAACTGGCATAG
- a CDS encoding YbaK/EbsC family protein, whose amino-acid sequence MAVEDVRKYFSDKGLDYEIIEKEESTATVELAAKAIGVEPAMIAKTMAFKLKDSDIVVVSKGDAKVDNKKFKAQFATKAKMMSAEEVLESTGHPVGGVCPFGLKTSMQVYLDVSLKQFEYVYPAAGSPNSAVRITPDELMEVTDGQWVDVCK is encoded by the coding sequence ATGGCTGTTGAGGATGTAAGGAAATATTTCAGTGACAAGGGGCTTGACTACGAGATAATAGAAAAGGAAGAGAGCACCGCCACAGTGGAGCTTGCAGCGAAGGCCATCGGGGTAGAGCCTGCAATGATAGCCAAGACCATGGCATTCAAACTCAAGGACAGTGACATAGTTGTAGTCTCAAAAGGGGATGCCAAGGTTGACAACAAGAAGTTCAAAGCGCAGTTTGCAACTAAGGCCAAGATGATGAGCGCTGAAGAGGTGCTTGAATCCACAGGGCATCCTGTAGGCGGAGTTTGTCCGTTTGGGCTTAAAACATCAATGCAGGTGTATCTTGACGTATCGCTTAAGCAGTTTGAGTATGTATACCCAGCTGCAGGATCGCCGAACTCAGCTGTCAGGATAACTCCTGACGAGCTTATGGAAGTTACAGACGGCCAGTGGGTTGATGTTTGTAAATAG